CACACTATCTGAAATTAAAAAAGCAGTTGATTATGCTCATAAACGTAAGAAAAAAGTATATGTTGCGCTTAACATATTTGCGCACAACAAGGACTTTGTAGGATTAGAAAATTATATAAAGAAACTATCCAGTATAGGGATTGATGCATATATCGTTTCTGATCCGGGAATTATCTCTGTTATTCAGGAAGTAAGCCCTGAGGCAAATATTCATCTTTCCACTCAGGTAAGCACTTCAAATCAACTAAGCGCAGAATTCTGGGAAAGGGAGGGCATAAAAAGAATTGTATTATCCAGAGAGCTCTCAAAAACAGAGATAAAAAATATTGCTAAAAAACCAAATTGCGGGATAGAGATCTTTATTCATGGGGCTATGTGTATGGCTCATTCAGGGAGATGTCTGCTTAGCAGCTTCATGACAGGAAGAAGCGCTAACCTCGGAGACTGCGCTCAGCCCTGCAGATGGAAATATTTTCTTAACGAGGAAGTAAGACATGGTGAATACTTTCCTGTTTTTGAAGGAGACAGAGGTACTTTTATATTCAACTCAAAGGACCTCTGCTTGATAGAACATATTCCTGAAATCTTTAAGACAGGTGTAAATGCTGTAAAAATTGAGGGGAGAATGAAAAGCCTCTACTATATAGCATGTGTAACAAGAGTATATCGGCAAGCAATTGATGAATATGCTTCCAATCCGTCAAAATATAGATTCAGAAAAACCTGGCTGGATGAATTAAAAAAAGTCAGCCATCGCGGATACACAACAGGTTTTTTCCTTAATAAACCAAATGATGAAGCCCAGGTATATAAGTCCTCATCATATATAAAAAATTACGAGTTTGTTGGCGTAGTCACTAAAATTATAAAATCAAACATCGCAAGAATTGAAGTTAGAAACAAAATATGTATCGGAGACAAACTTGAAGTAATTGGGCCAAGACTAGAAAATGACTGCAAGGAAGTTATAACAAACATGACGGATAAAAACGGTAATGAGTTTGAAGTCGCTAATCATGGACAGATTGTGTTTATGAAAACAAGAAATAAGCTAGAAAAAGGCAGCCTGTTACGCAGGCAAATTGATTAAAATGTATGTAGATTTACACATTCACTCATGCGCCTCTGACGGAACATTAACTGCAGAGGAAACTATAGCTGCCTGCATGGAGAAAGATATAACTCTATTCTCTGTTACAGACCATAATTCCATTGCAAGCAACACAGAAATACGCCGAATTATAGAATTAAAAGAGATATCATATATTCCAGGAGTTGAGATCACATCAACATTCAGAGGCAGAGAGTTTCATATCACAGTTTATGGGTTTGATGAAACTAACAAAGAATTGAGAGAGCTTTTGAGAAAACATACTCAAGACGTAGAAGAAAACTTTTGCAATAAGTTTATAAAAAGTTTCTCAAGCCAAATCCCACAGCTCAATCTGGAAGAATTTAATGCATATTTATATGATCTCCGAAGAGGAGGGAGTAAATTATTGAATTATTTACTGGACAAAAAAGTGCTCAAAAATCTTGATGAGTATTTTCTTCTTGCAGGGGATTTTATTTCAAGATTCAGGACATTCTCTTTGCCATGTGAAGTAATAGATATTGCAAAAAAAGCTGGAGGGTATCCGTTTTTAGCGCATCCTCCCGCTTACTATAGTTGCCTTGATCATTTCCCTGAGAAAGAACTTGATGAGTGGCGCGGGTGGGGAATTGCAGGGATAGAGTGTTATTCTCCATATTTTGGAGAGAGAGAGAACGAACCTTACATCAGTTTTTGCAAAAAAAAGGGACTGCTTATTTCAGGGGGGTCCGACTATCATGGTACATTTACCGAAAGAAAACTTGGCTCACAGCAGATTACACCTGATATGATTAATCTGGGGGATATACGAATTATTAATGAGCATGCACTTATGTTCCCGGCACAGGATTGAACTTTATATGTAACTTTTGTTTTTCCAGATACACATGCTCAATTCTTCTTTCAATCTTTCTAAATTCAGGATTGTTTTCCAGCCCTTCAACTAAGCCGGAGGCAATTTTGTCTCTTAATTCTTTAGAAGGTGTCTTGAATCCCATTACATTGCATCTGTCTATTTCCAGTTTCAATAAGCGGTCATTCATACGCAATTTTCCTGAAAGATCTCCATTAATGTATCGTTCCATAAATGGTATGGAAAACGTTATATTGATTTTATCTCCCATAAAATCCACATAAGCTCTATTCTTAAACTGGGGATTAGACGCAATAAGCAGATTCAAATCTCTGTCAGTAAGAACAAATTCTCCTCCCTTTTGTGATACGGATATTAATTCTCCAATCTTTTCTTTTATATCCTTTTCTTCCCCGGATAAAAAAGATACTTGCCTAATTTGAACTGGTTTATTTGAACTGTATTTTATGAATTTACTCCGCACAAAGAAGAGCATCGCTCCAACCGATATCGCAACAAACAGTACCAGCCCCCCACAACCTAAGAGACCCCAGAAAAAGCAACCCTTTTTCTTTTTTTTCTCGCTTTCTGCCCGTATATATTGCTCCTGCTCCACAACTGCCTTCCTAATTTTTTCTAATTTTCATTCCCATTCTATTGTGCTTGGCGGCTTTGAGGAAATATCATACACCACGCGATTTATGCCTTTTACTTCGTTTATTATTCTATTGGATATCCGCTCAAGCAGTTCATACGGCAGTCTTGCCCAGTTTGCTGTCATAGCATCTTCACTTGTAACTGCTCTTATTGCAATAACATTCTCGTACGTTCTTTCGTCGCCCATAACACCCACTGTTCTTATTGGTAACAAAACACAGAATGACTGCCACAGGTCATGATACATTCCAGATGCTTTGACTTCATCCATCAGAATCCAATCTGCATCACGCAGAACATCAAGCTTCTTCTTAGTTACATCACCTAAAATCCTCACTGCAAGTCCAGGACCTGGGAAAGGCTGTCTTTTAATTAACTCATCCGGAAGCCCCAATTTTTCTCCGACAAGCCTTACTTCATCCTTGAAAAGCTCTTTTAACGGCTCTATTAGTTTAAACATCAGTTTTTCAGGCAGGCCTCCTACATTATGATGTGTTTTAATAGTTGCAGACGGACCTCCTACCGGAGACCTGCTTTCAATAACATCAGGATATAATGTGCCTTGGGCAAGAAATTTAATTTTACCTAATTTTTTTGCCTCTTTTTCAAAAACACTTATAAAAAGCCCGCCTATTATCTTTCTTTTCTTCTCAGGATCCGTTATACCTTTAAGCGCATTTAAAAACTCAGACTGAGCGCTGATTTTCTTCAAATTGATACCAAACCCTTTAAGTCTGCTTTCTACGAGCTCTGCCTCTTTTTTGCGGAGCAATCCATTATCAACAAAAACAGCTATTAAATTCTTGCCTATGGCTCTATTAAGAAGCACGGCTAGAACAGAAGAATCCACACCGCCGCTTACCGCGCATAAAACTTTCTCTTTGCCTATCTTCTTCCTTAGCTCCCGAACTGCATTATCCACAAATAACTTCATATTCCATTCCGGCTTGCAACCTGTTATTTCAGTAAGAAAATTTTTGATGATTGTCTTGCCTTTAGGTGTATGTACCACTTCAGGATGAAACTGAATTCCATAAAACTTCTTCTGTTCATGTTCCATTGCTGCAATATGTGAATTGTCAGTTGCACCAATTATCCTGAAACCCCGAGGAAGCTGTGTAATCTTATCTCCATGGCTCATCCAAACCGGTTCTTTTAGAGACAAGTTATTAAACAAAGTCTCTCTGAATTTAACATTAAGAACTGCCTTTCCATACTCCCTTGCTTTTGCAGCAAGAACTTTACCGCTCAGCATCTTTGCCATGAGCTGCGCACCATAACATATTCCAAGCACAGGTAATCCAATATTAAAAATATCTTTATCACACACTGGGCCCTCTTTTCCAATGACACTGGCTGGCCCTCCGGATAGTATAATACAAGTCGGCTTATTACTGTATAGTTCACGGGCGTTGGTATCATAGGAGATTATCTTCGAATATACACCGCATTCTCTCACGCGCCGCGCAATAAGATGTGTATATTGAGACCCAAAGTCTAAAATAGCTACCCAGTCTTTATTCATTATTCTCCACTGCTTCAACAAAGATTTCTTCCAAAGACCTCTTTATCGGCATAACAGATAATATCCGGCTATTATTGGATCTTAGAATATCTATAACAGTATTAACAAGATGCTCATTTAGGCTAACTTCAAACATGCCTTTATCAGTTTCGTTTTCTCCTATGGAAATTTCGGGAATTTTGTTTAGCTTATTATGAGTTTCTTTATCAATGTTCATCGCTTTGATTTTAACCGCATGTTTCATAGTTAAAAGATCATCAAGCCTTCCAATTTTATTTAGTCTTCCCTTATGCAAAATACCTATTCTGTCGCAAATTAGTTCTGCCTCAGAAAGCTGGTGGGAACATAGAAAAAGAGTCTTGCCTTGTTCCCTTAATTTCAAAAACACATCTCTCATTTCCCTCTGCCCAATAGGGTCCAAACCTGATGTTGGCTCATCAAGAAGAAGAAGATCCGGATCATTAATCAGGGTTTGTGCAAGCCCAGCACGCTGCAGCATACCTTTGGAATATGAAGAAAGCCTGACATGTGCCTTTTCTGCAAGCCCGACTAAATCCAGTATTTTGGCAATACGTCGCTTTCTTTCTATTGATGCTATTCCAAACAAGCTTCCGCAAAAATCAAGCAATTCCCATGCTGTGAGATAGCTATATAAATACGAAACCTCTGATAAATAACCAATTCTGTTTTTTGTCTCTATATTGCCTAACTGCTTACCCAAAACCCAGCCTTGACCTTCGCTGGGAGATATAAAACCCAGTAATAACTTAAGAGTTGTTGTCTTCCCAGAACCATTTGGCCCAAGCAGTCCAAACGTTTCTCCCTTATTAACCTCTATATCCAGATGGTCTAAAGCCAAAACCCTTGTCTTTCTCTGGATGCCAAGCACATATTCCTTTGTAAGATTTTCTGTTTTCATTACTATATCTGTCATAATGCCTTCCCCCTATTTACCTCCCCAGAAGTTTCTATCCATACTTCTATATTGAATCGCTTCTGAGACATGAACAGCAGTTATATTTTTACCTTGCTCCAAATCTGCAATTGTACGCGCAATCTTTAATATTTTATCATAAGCTCTCGCACTTAACCCTAAACTATTCATAGCGGCTTTTATAAGAGACTGAGTCTGACCGTCAAGCTGGCAATGCTCTTTTATATCCTTTGCATGCATATGAGCATTACAAAAAATCTTCTTCCCTTTAAATCTTTGCTGCTGAATCTTTCGAACATTATTAACTCTCTCTTTTATTACAGCAGAGGTCTCAGACTGTGCCCTGTCAGATATCTCCTGATAATTAAGAGCTGGAACATCCACATGAATATCAATTCTATCAAGTAGAGGCCCGCTTATTCTAGAAATGTAGTTCTGTATTTGATACGGAGTGCATCTGCACTCTTTTACAGGATGTGTAAAATATCCGCATGGACATGGATTCATTGCTGCTACAAGTGTAAATCTGGAAGGATATGTATGAGATGCACTTGCACGGGAAATAGTGACAACTCCATCCTCAAGCGGCTGACGCAGCACCTCAAGAGTATTGCGCTTGAACTCAGGAAGTTCATCTAAAAACAATACTCCATAATGAGAAAGGCTTACTTCTCCCGGCCTTACCAGCTGTGTGCCGCCAATTAGAGCTACATCGGAAATTGTATGGTGTGGAGCTCTGAAAGGACGGGTTGCTATAAGCCCCTTTCCCTGAGGAAGAATACCAGCAATAGAGTGAACCTTTGTTACTTCTAAACTCTCTTCTAAAGTCATATCCGGCATTATAGTTGGTATCCTTCTTGCAAGCATTGTCTTACCGGCTCCAGGAGGTCCAATCATCAGCATATTATGCCCGCCCCCTATTGCAACCTCTATTGCTCTCTTTACATGCTGCTGCCCTTTAACATCTGAAAAATCAACATCATACACAGAGTTCATTCTAAAAATCTCTTCAATATCCACTTTAAAAGGCGGAATATCTTCTACCTGATTTATGAAATCCACTGTTTGCTGAAGGTTCTCTAATGGATATGTATCTATTTGATCTACAACGGCCGCTTCCTGAATATTATCTGACGGAACACAAAGAGAATGCCCGCTATTTTCCTTAATAGTTAACGCCATTGGTAAGACTCCTTTGGCAGGTCTAATATCGCCATCTAGTGAAAGCTCTCCAACAAAACAATGTTTACTTATAGTTTTATCGCTTATATAGCCGGAACATGCAAGTATTCCTAAAGCAATAGGCAAATCAAACGCCGAACCTTCTTTTTTGAGTTCCGCCGGTGCCAGATTAATTGTTATCCTTTTTTGAGGAAAAACAAATCCTGAATTCTTTATCGCAGCTTTAACCCTGTCACGGCTCTCTTTTACTGCATTGTCAGGAAGACCGACAATTGTAAGCGATGGCAAGCCGTTAGCTACATCAGTTTCTATCTCTATTAACTTGCCGCCAATTCCAACAACCGCACAACCATAAACTTTTGCAAACATATTCCCGCCGTATAAATCATCGTTATTCTATTATTATGGGGGTTGACACTCAAGAGCTATTCTGTGCCTATCACAACATAAGGACGAATATTTTTAAGTTTCTTTGGACTAATTCCCTTCACTTTGACTAAGCCATCTACTGTTTTATATGGACGTCTTGCTATAATTCTCTCAGCCAAAACTGAACCGATTCCCTTGATAGACATAAGTTCTTCTTTGCTGGCAGTATTTAGGTTGAGTAAGCCTTGCGTGGATTTGCCTTTTTTTATCTGACTCTGTAATTCCTTTAATTTTTGATCCTCTCTGCGTTGTTTTGCGCGGTCCTCTGCAATCCGGTCCGGATCACTCTCTGACCAAATGCCGACACGTTTTAGCATAGCCGAAGTCTCCAGATCGCGGAGCCTTTCAATCATTTCACTGCGTAGTATGCCATTGGGTGTTTTTCTGCCTATCCCGTAATTACGAGCAAAACCATTTTTAACGAGCAGACTCGCCAGATCATCTCCGTCAGCAGTAGTGATGAACCCGTATACACGGCCTTTGGCTGACCTTCCCAATGCGCTTGCAAAGGCTGTATGAATAGTAAAAGGGTTAGCAAGTATATGTTCAACAAAAGTTTTTGCTTTGTTGCCAAAATGAATGGTGCGTGCAGCCTGCGATAATCCAAAATATCGTGTTTGCTCCCGTAATCTTCGCGCATCACTTGTAGAACTGGCAGAAGTTTCAGGACAGTCAATAAAATAAAGCCTTACATGGAAAGATTTCCCACCGGCTTCCACAAAGAAACTATCTCCATCATTTGCCGAATTACTCACCAATTTTGCATTGGAGAACATCTGCAAATCAGCGGCATATGATTGAAAAATCCCTCCAAATATCAACACTGCTGTCAGCAAAAGAGTTCTGATGAGTGATTTGTTCAATTCATTCATAATATAGAAATCAGCCGTCTGAGCCAACCCCGTTAGACGGCAATGAAAGTCGGCTGGATTGCTTTGTTATAGGTTTTTGATCTATTTTTTTCTCGAAATTAATTATTCTTGATTGAGCTAAGGCGGCAAAAGCAATTACTGCTGTAAGAATTAGAATGCCCCAAAAATAAATTTTTGATGCTCGCAATAATTTATTACTTGAAGCGTTCATTTTTTCTCCGACACTACATAAAGCCTCTTTGAACGTAGCGATTTCCCCAGCAGTAAATTCAATGCTTTTTCCTAATTCATTAATATTCTTATTTGTTTCTGTAAATTTTTTATTTAGGACTACTATGCTCTGAGTGGCTGCTTCTAGATAATCGCCTTTGTTATGATTATCATTAAACCTTCCTGTTGGCGTCTTAATTTTATCTTCTTCCATATTTATTTTCCCTATAAGTATTACAGTTTTTATTCATTAGATGAATATATCCATGTTTTTGTTGGGGATATTCTAATATAAATTTTTGATCTTCTGCTTCCCAAATAATAAAGGACTGTTCTGACGAACTCGGATTCCCAATAAATTCAATAAGTTTTTCTTCAAGTTTTTTTAAGGATATTTCGGCAGCCATTTTATTTTGAATTATTTGAAAGGTAAGCTTTATCAATTTATTTTCTTTGAACCATAAGTAGGCAGAAGTGCCAAACATTATTTCAGTACCAGCCGTACTGTCTAAAATAGGATATATTGTATTTTCGAAGTCGTCATTCAGGTATTTTAGTCCGCAGTTTTTTGACCACCATACAATTTCATCTTTAGCGGGCTTTACGAGTAAACGATCGAAAAATCCAACCTTTTTGAAATCATGTTTTTTAAATTTTTCTTCATTTAGTTCTTGATCCAAAAATATGGGATAATTATTTACTCTTAAATTTAATTTCATAATTATTTTCCCCATAACATTAATCACTGGACGTTTACTGCTATTTTAACGCTACTATACTTAAAATTGCTTAAAACCTCAATAAAAATAGACAAAAGTGGTGAACACCGTGTCATTGCGAACGAAGTGAAGCAATCTCAGAGATTGCCACGTCGCTACGCTCCTCGCAATGACGGCTTTGAGCTTCCTCGTTAACGTTGTTGGCATTTATGTTGTAGGGGTTCAATATCTTGAACCCTTTTTATCTGCAACATCACCATTATTAATGGGCACAAAATATTGTGCCCCTACAAATATTGCCAAATAATTCTTTGCGTTCATGTGTGCAAATTGTCACATAGTAATATCTGGATTCTGCATAATTTTCTTATGCTTCATTGAGTTCGGATAGAAGTTCATGGATAAGTTCTTTAACAGTAACAATCTTATCAACACGATACGCATTCTGCCCGCAGAAAATGAGGCCGTGGTCCACATCACCAAAATAGGAATTCACAAGAGCCTGTGCAATACAATATCGCGCTTTGTCGACTTGACAGACTGTAAGACATCTATAGGGACACTTTATCTTCAGTTTTCCTTTAACTTCAAGGTCCTTTAAAAAACGGTTATTTATCGCCCGTCCAGGCATACCAACAGGACTTTTAATGATAACAATGTCATCTTGCTTGGCATCCAAATAGGCTTGCTTGAATTCGCGGGACACATCACACTCTTCGGTACAGACAAAACGGGTTCCCATCTGAACACCTGAAGCGCCCAGGGAAAGCATTCGCGCAATATCTTTTCCGTTATAAATACCACCTGCGGTGATAATAGGAATTTTCTTTCCGTATTTGTCTTCATAGGGTTTAATAGCTTCTAGGACTTCAGGCAGAAGTTTTTCGAGGGAGTAATCCTCTGGATGTTCCAGCTGTTCAGCTGAAAAACCGAGATGTCCCCCGGCCAGTGGTCCCTCCAGGATAAAGCCATCCGCGGTTCTTTCATACCGTTTGTCCCAGGTCCGCAGGATAAATTCTGCAATTCTGGCAGAACTGATGATGGGCACAAGATTTACACTGGTATCCTGGACTAAAGCCGGAAGTTTAGTTGGCAATCCGGCGCCGAATACAATCATTTTAATTCCTTCTTGTACTGCGGTTTTAATCAGATCGTCTACGTTGCTGAGCGCACCCATGAAGTTTACTGCGAGGTGGCCATCTGTCATATTCCTGGCTTTACGGATCTCTCTTATAAGTGCTTCCCGTGATATTCTTTCATATTCCTGTTTTGAATCCTCCAAATCTCCCAGACCAATACTGGAGATGGTGCCAATGCCACCTTCGTTTGCTACTGCTGAAGCCAGCGAAGCAAGAGAAACTCTGACGCCCATACCTCCTTGAACAATAGGAATATTTGCAGATATATTTCCGATCTGAAGTTTAGGAATTTTCATTTATATCTCCATATTTCTTAATTATGAGGCAAGCATTGCCTCCACCAAAACCAAACGAATTACTCATTGCCGCATTTAAATCAAGCGATTCAGCGCCATTGGTAACATAGTCAAGAGGACAATCAGCATCAGGTTCTTTATAATTAATGGTTGGCGGGATCATACCAGTAAACACACTCATTACAGTCGACACGAAATCCACAGACCCTGCGGCTGCCATAAGATGACCAATCATTGATTTTATTGAGCTGACCTTTAAGTTTTTTGCATGTTCGCCAAATACTTTTTTAATAGCTATACTCTCACATTTGTCATTTAAAACAGTGGATGTGCCATGCGCATTGATATATCCTATTTTTTCAGCATCCATATCAGAGTCCTGCAACGCCGCTTGCATAACTCGGATCATGCCATCGCCCTCGGGTTCTGGAGCCGTAAAGTGATAGGCATCTGCCGTATTGCCGTATCCGGCGATTTCAGCATAAATTCTTGCGCCTCGCTTGAAAGCATGTTTCAGATTTTCCAAAACAACAATCCCGGCTCCTTCCCCCATCACAAAACCATCACGATTTTTATCAAAAGGTCTACTGGCATTTTCAGCGCAATCATTTGGAGTCATGGATCGTGTGGCGCAAAAACATCCATAGGGGAGCGGGGTTATACATGCTTCGGAACTACCTGCGAGCATGATGTCGGCATCCCCTCTCTGAAGAATCCGAAAAGCATCGCCAATGGCGTTTGATCCTGTAGAACAAGCCACAGAGAGAGCAGAAAGGGGACCTTTTAATCCATATTTAATGGAAACCATGCTTGCTGCCATATTGATGAGCAGCTTGGACACAAAAAACGGACTTAAACCTTTGGGTCCACTTTCTTGAAGTATGGAATACCCATCTTCGATTGTCTGTGAACCCCCAATGCCGGAACCGATGATGACACCTGCCCTGTTTTTGTCAAATGAGAAAGATTCCAATCCTGCGTCTTCAATTGCCATTGCAGATGCAGCAATTCCAAATTGTGTGAATCGATCCATACGCTTTGCTGATTTTTTGTCAATCCATTCTTCAGCCTGAAAATCTTTTACCTCAGCTGCGAGCTTAGAACGGAAATCTGTCACATCAAAATGAGTAACTTTCGCAATTCCGTTTCGCCCGGCATTTAATCCTTCGCAAAAATCCTTTACACCTATACCAATCGGGGTTACAGCGCCCAAGCCTGTGATAACAACCTGATGTTCGTTCATGATAAGAAATCCCATATAAATTATCGTTATTCTATTATTATGGGGACTGACAATCAAGGACTATTCTTTGCCTATCACAACATAAGGACGAATCTTTTCAAGTTTTATATGGACATCGGAAATCACCGGCGTATTTACGCGTCCTGTGGTACTAGTTCAATCCTCAACGACTTGTTATAAACTTCTTAACTTCTTTACACATTTGTCTTTCTTGGTGCTTTATATACAAACCAATCTTCTTTGATTATTTCATGAAAATAGTCTGCTTCATCAATTAATATTTTGGCAGTTGTTTCCCTTACCGCAGCAATTTCTACCCTTACACCTTCCCCTTTCAGATGCAAAACCAAATCCACAAAATCCGAATCCCCTGACATAATGATAATGGTGTCAACCTTTGAAGCGAGTTGCGTTGCTTTGATAGAAAGTGGAATATCGGCAGATTTATGACACGGAATAACAGAGCCATAATAGTTTTCATGTAATCTATCAGCGAATTTCGAAGATATGGACTTGCCTTCCCTAAAATAAATTAGCCTGTTTAATCCTCTATTATTTAGCAATTTCGGGATTAACTTATCAAAATTAATCATTGCGTTTTTTGTTTTAGAGAGTTCATGGATACTCCGTTCAATATTGTTCCCATCGCATAGTATAGCTACCGATTGATTAATTAAAATATTTTCCATAATTGTTCCTAACATTAATCATTGAACGTTTACTGGTACTTTAATACTACTATACTTGAAATTGCATTGCCATACAATTTCTATTATTAGCGAGCTATCTCTTCCTCAGTCATTCCAAAATGATGCCCAAGCTCATGCATAACCACTTCTTTAACTCTTTTTTTTATTTTATCTTCATTGCTGCATAACATTTCAATAGGCTCTTTGTAAATAGTTATCATATCCGGAAGTACGTTTGAATAATACACCCCCCTCTTCTTTAGTGGAATACCTTGATATAATCCGAGAAGAGTCATGGGACTCTTTATTCCCTGTTTTCTGAGTATCTCCTTAGAGGGTCTGTCTTCTACTGATATACTCACATTATCCATTCTCCGCTGGAATTTCTCTGGTAGTCCGTCAACAGCTTCTGCTACGAGTTTTTCAAACTTATTCATACATTACTTTTACTTGCTTGAAGTAGAGAGGAGATTTGTCAGAAGAGAGAACCCTTTTAAATACAAGCTTATTTTCTTTCTTTACTAAGTCAGATATATCAAAAACAAATGAAGAATAGTCCCTTGATTTAGGCGCTTTCCAGAGCCCATAACTTGTAACATTTGATTCGCCAGTTGTGCGTTTATTTATCAACCTTTTTATGTCTTTTATTTGAGTGCCGTTAATCTTAATTATCAAAGCACTTACATAACCTGCTGGTTTCCTTGACTTGGTCCTTACCAAAAAAGAAAGGTACGCTTCTTTGACTTCCGGCAGAGCAAAGGAAAAACTAACTGGTTCCAGAGCAGTCGCTTTGACTTCCCTTTCCTTGCGAGTTAAGTTAACTTCATTCTTAGGATGCTCGGTTTTAGCCCTCGTAGCAGAGCTGATCTCTTCTTTTCGAGGTTTAACCTTTTCTTCTGCTTTCTCCGGGCTTGGTTCCTTGTCTCCTGATTCATAGATTATCTTTGCT
Above is a window of bacterium DNA encoding:
- the fabF gene encoding beta-ketoacyl-ACP synthase II; its protein translation is MNEHQVVITGLGAVTPIGIGVKDFCEGLNAGRNGIAKVTHFDVTDFRSKLAAEVKDFQAEEWIDKKSAKRMDRFTQFGIAASAMAIEDAGLESFSFDKNRAGVIIGSGIGGSQTIEDGYSILQESGPKGLSPFFVSKLLINMAASMVSIKYGLKGPLSALSVACSTGSNAIGDAFRILQRGDADIMLAGSSEACITPLPYGCFCATRSMTPNDCAENASRPFDKNRDGFVMGEGAGIVVLENLKHAFKRGARIYAEIAGYGNTADAYHFTAPEPEGDGMIRVMQAALQDSDMDAEKIGYINAHGTSTVLNDKCESIAIKKVFGEHAKNLKVSSIKSMIGHLMAAAGSVDFVSTVMSVFTGMIPPTINYKEPDADCPLDYVTNGAESLDLNAAMSNSFGFGGGNACLIIKKYGDINENS
- a CDS encoding NYN domain-containing protein; translation: MENILINQSVAILCDGNNIERSIHELSKTKNAMINFDKLIPKLLNNRGLNRLIYFREGKSISSKFADRLHENYYGSVIPCHKSADIPLSIKATQLASKVDTIIIMSGDSDFVDLVLHLKGEGVRVEIAAVRETTAKILIDEADYFHEIIKEDWFVYKAPRKTNV
- a CDS encoding metallopeptidase family protein, which produces MNKFEKLVAEAVDGLPEKFQRRMDNVSISVEDRPSKEILRKQGIKSPMTLLGLYQGIPLKKRGVYYSNVLPDMITIYKEPIEMLCSNEDKIKKRVKEVVMHELGHHFGMTEEEIAR